One Engraulis encrasicolus isolate BLACKSEA-1 chromosome 5, IST_EnEncr_1.0, whole genome shotgun sequence DNA segment encodes these proteins:
- the LOC134449526 gene encoding cingulin gives MSAPASGRKTPVDYGLQIRFIKDLHDSGGGTGSGPGPRPGSAGPGTGGPVAQRDGASSRSSSAGGGGGGGKGSSRYGVAVHVQGIAGQPYVVLKQGDKGDSYGVQLRTHSYNSLPRQRDDARPASYAAVPDSAYLRRAQSHGSLLERDPDAAEQYHPMDHHMGRPPGDGRSGSYGTLDGGGIGVGPDRGRREGGGGGLQRNRWGGSHDVGLNGSQGTGSEYGSSESFADSPPRATANPPNPPMGHPPPYGYQPRPPPAPTSTTQQQQHNPTPVNRLINQFSGTRSTGGPPRGRSPGVDATRPASVAAPPSSALTNPYNSPPSSNHSSLGRGSDSVGKVAPVPNSSSSSSVSLSNNEWQRYDAVEVVSISPVEAQATPDLLLDQGQSSGSEFSGEDDQLQQMIYSVLRPGSGESDAAIKQKVRVLCNKIQALKGSPGTRADPALKVELEESRDECLNLQEQLDRKKTELHQTHTELTQLRMERESAEARVRDQEDQLAGLQEELRREAENRTHTDTLQTELMSLRAELVEARAGRMKQDETLRQRERELTALKGALKDEVATHDREIEALREQYSTDMERFRLNMEQVSQSQVGIEAERQRINSTVRSLQEQLEESREEGEHWRGQFQNGREELRSTKQELLQARLEKDEFEEELKELQERVELMKKQMPDPTHTDALKKELERASKGLAEAQAEAEKVKGERDRKLMEVVSLRKSQQEAEAELHYELERLREQTRRDKDELARVHDKVKQLAEPSLVEALRGEVQEAQSEAEQLRTCVAQQEEQLQTHKERVQQAQTQLSMLREQKEEQEDTHTRLKEKLTRLEAQLQERECQSSEAEQELQAEVERLKAQLDEARRGSSKLGREREEMASRLEERERDREALRKDMGQLEDQKKQAERALDRITKELEQVSAEGRHAVEALQSQLEEQRERGRREQQEHQRLGRERLVELEKSQHALHAAQEELARQKKDYFSCVEEKDNALLDKELLTNRLRHLEGELESQRGTHSDKARELRSLEDKLKHYEMELEEEKSTVELMTDRVTRSRDQIEQLRSELHQERSTKQDLELDKNAMERQMKELKSRLQEMEGHSRSSSGVSQLETKVIELEERLHSEEREKNAAISSQRRLERKLKDLNITLDEERQQFSDQRDQLSLRVKALKRQVDEGESEVERLEGLRRKALREVEEQQETKDAMQSRINALENELKRKTQQAMRPVLDSSALSSEDEYDDDSLYDPSSITSILTEGNLQTSSC, from the exons atgtCGGCACCCGCCTCTGGCCGGAAGACTCCGGTGGATTACGGCCTGCAGATCCGCTTCATAAAGGACCTGCATGACTCGGGAGGGGGTACAGGCTCGGGCCCCGGCCCCCGGCCAGGCTCGGCAGGCCCAGGTACTGGGGGTCCTGTGGCCCAGCGGGACGGTGCCTCATCCAGGAGCTCctctgcaggtggtggtggtggcgggggcaAGGGCTCTTCTCGTTACGGGGTGGCGGTGCACGTGCAGGGCATCGCAGGACAGCCCTACGTGGTACTGAAGCAAGGGGACAAGGGGGACTCCTACGGGGTGCAGCTCCGGACACACAGCTATAACAGTCTGCCCAG GCAGAGAGACGACGCTAGGCCCGCCTCCTACGCCGCGGTACCGGACAGCGCGTACCTGCGTAGGGCGCAGTCCCATGGCTCCCTGCTGGAGCGTGACCCGGACGCCGCCGAGCAGTACCACCCCATGGACCACCACATGGGCCGTCCGCCCGGCGACGGACGCTCAGGCAGCTACGGCACTCTGGACGGAGGGGGCATAGGGGTCGGACCTGATAGGGGACGgagagaaggtggaggtggaggactgCAGAGGAACAGGTGGGGGGGCTCGCACGACGTGGGGCTCAATGGCTCTCAAGGGACGGGGAGCGAGTATGGCTCCTCCGAGTCGTTTGCTGACAGCCCCCCTCGGGCCACagccaacccccccaacccccccatggGCCATCCCCCACCTTACGGCTACCAGCCTAGACCTCCCCCTGCACCCACCAGCaccacccagcagcagcagcacaacccCACCCCCGTCAACCGACTGATCAACCAATTCAGCGGGACCCGCAGTACCGGAGGTCCACCCAGGGGGCGCTCTCCTGGTGTGGATGCCACGCGCCCTGCCTCCGTGGCCGCGCCACCTTCCTCTGCTCTGACCAACCCCTACAACTCGCCGCCCTCGTCCAATCACAGCAGCCTTGGGCGGGGCTCGGACTCTGTCGGCAAGGTGGCGCCTGTGCCcaactcctcttcttcctcctcagtcTCCCTGTCCAATAATGAGTGGCAGCGGTACGACGCCGTGGAGGTGGTATCCATCAGCCCCGTCGAGGCACAG GCCACTCCTGATCTCCTGCTGGACCAGGGTCAAAGTTCGGGCTCGGAGTTCTCCGGCGAGGACGATCAACTGCAGCAGATGATCTACAGTGTTTTACGACCAGg GAGCGGGGAGAGTGATGCTGCCATCAAACAGAAGGTCCGAGTGCTCTGCAACAAGATCCAAGCTCTCAAG GGTTCCCCGGGGACGAGGGCTGACCCCGCCCTGAAGGTGGAGCTGGAGGAGAGTCGGGATGAGTGCCTGAACCTGCAGGAGCAGCTAGATCGCAAGAAGACCGAACTGCACCAGACACACACCGA GCTGACTCAGCTGCGTATGGAGCGGGAGAGTGCGGAGGCTCGAGTCCGAGACCAGGAGGATCAGCTGGCGGGCCTGcaggaggagctgaggagagaagcagagaacaggacacacaccgacaccctgcagacg gagctgATGAGTTTGCGTGCGGAGCTGGTGGAGGCGCGTGCAGGCCGCATGAAGCAGGACGAGACGCTGCGGCAGCGTGAGCGCGAGCTGACCGCCCTGAAGGGGGCGCTGAAGGACGAGGTGGCCACGCACGACCGTGAGATAGAGGCCCTCCGAGAACAGTACAGCACAGACATGGAGAGATTCAGACTCAACATGGAGCAGGTCTCACAG tcCCAGGTGGGTATTGAGGCGGAGCGTCAGCGCATCAACAGCACGGTGCGCTCCCTGCAGGAGCAgctggaggagagcagggaggagggagagcacTGGAGGGGCCAGTTCCAGAACGGGCGAGAGGAGCTCAGATCCACTAAGCAGGA gctGCTTCAGGCTCGTCTGGAGAAGGATGAGtttgaggaggagctgaaggagctgcaggagagaGTGGAGCTCATGAAGAAACAGATGcccgaccccacacacacagacgccctcaagaag GAGCTGGAGCGGGCCAGTAAGGGGCTGGCGGAGGCGCAGGCGGAGGCTGAGAAGGTGAAGGGGGAGCGGGACAGGAAGCTGATGGAGGTGGTGTCCCTGAGGAAGAGCCAGCAGGAGGCGGAGGCCGAGCTCCACTACGAGCTGGAGAGGCTCCGCGAGCAGACGCGCCGCGACAAGGACGAGCTCGCCAGGGTGCACGACAAAGTCAAACAG CTAGCCGAGCCCTCATTGGTGGAGGCCTTGCGTGGGGAGGTGCAAGAGGCGCAGTCGGAGGCAGAGCAGCTGCGGACCTGTGTAGCCCAGCAGGAGGAGCAGCTGCAGACGCACAAGGAGCGCGTGCAGCAGGCGCAGACGCAACTGAGCATGCTCAGAGagcagaaggaggagcaggaggacacGCACACGCGCCTGAAAGAGAAACTCACTCGCCTGGAG GCCCAGCTGCAGGAGCGCGAGTGCCAGAGCTCTGAGGCTGAGCAAGAGCTCCAGGCAGAGGTGGAGAGGCTGAAGGCGCAGCTGGACGAGGCCAGGCGCGGCAGCTCCAAGCTGGGTAGGGAGCGGGAGGAGATGGCCTCCCGTCTGGAGGAGCGCGAGAGGGACCGGGAGGCACTGCGCAAGGACATGGGCCAGCTGGAGGACCAGAAGAAACAGGCGGAGAGGGCGCTGGACAGGATCACTAAGGag ctAGAGCAGGTGTCTGCGGAGGGTCGCCATGCGGTTGAGGCTCTGCAGTCTCAGCTGGAGGAGCAGAGGGAGCGCGGCCGGCGGGAGCAGCAGGAGCACCAGAGGCTGGGCCGCGAGCGCCTGGTAGAGCTGGAGAAGAGCCAGCACGCCCTGCACGCTGcccaggaggag cTGGCCAGGCAGAAGAAGGACTACTTCTCGTGTGTTGAGGAGAAGGACAACGCGTTGCTGGACAAGGAGCTGCTGACCAACCGCCTCCGCCACCTGGAGGGGGAGCTAGAGAGCCAGAGGGGCACGCATAGCGACAAGGCCCGCGAACTCAGGAGCTTAGAG gataaGCTGAAGCATTATGAgatggagttggaggaggagaagagcaccGTGGAGCTCATGACTGACCGCGTGACCCGGAGCAGAGATCAG ATTGAGCAGCTGCGTTCTGAGCTGCATCAGGAGAGGTCCACCAAGCAAGACCTGGAGTTGGACAAGAATGCCATGGAGAGACAG ATGAAGGAGTTGAAGAGTCGTCTTCAGGAGATGGAGGGCCACTCTCGCTCCTCTTCTGGCGTCTCCCAGCTGGAGACCAAAGTCATTGAGCTGGAGGAGAGGCTGCATAGCGAAGAGAG gGAGAAGAATGCTGCCATCTCCTCTCAGCGTCGTCTGGAGAGGAAGCTGAAGGATCTGAACATCACCCTGGACGAGGAGAGACAGCAGTTCTCAGATCAGAgagatcag ctgtCACTGCGTGTGAAGGCCCTGAAGCGTCAGGTGGACGAGGGGGAGAGTGAGGTGGAGCGGCTAGAGGGTTTGAGGAGGAAGGCACTcagagaggtggaggagcagcaggagaccAAGGACGCCATGCAGTCACGCATCAACGCACTGGAGAACGAACTCAA GAGGAAGACTCAGCAGGCCATGCGTCCCGTGCTGGACTCCTCAGCTCTGAGCTCGGAGGACGAGTACGACGACGACAGCCTGTACGACCCGTCCAGCATAACCTCCATCCTCACCGAGGGCAACCTGCAGACCAGCTCCtgctga